AGGACGTCCAATCGGCTTGCCGTTTCCTGCCCCGGACCGTTTTGGGGCGGGTGGCGGAGTACCTTCGGGTTCCCGAAAGCCGCGTCTTCGGGGTGGCCACGTTCTACAAGGCCCTGAGCCTGACCCCTCGGGGACGGAAGACCGTGAAGGTCTGCATGGGCACCGCCTGCCACCTCCGGGGGGCGCCGAAGGTCCTGGAGGCCCTGGAGGCCGCCCTGGGCATTCGCAGCGGAGGCACCACCGAGGACGGAGCCTTCTCCCTGGAGACGGTGAACTGCCTGGGGGCCTGCGCCCTGGCTCCGGTGGTGACGGTGGAGGACACCCCCTACGGAACCATGAGCCCCGCCAAGGTGCAGGCCATGCTGGAGGAGCGGGACCATGAGGCTTGAAAACGCCGCAGACCTGGAACGGTGGCGGGAGGAGCTTCGGGCGGCCCGGGCGGCCTCGTCCCGGGTGCGGGTCTGCGCGGGGACGGGGTGTCTTGCCGGAGGCAGCGCCCGGGTGAAGGAGGCCTTCGAGGTGGAGGCGGCCCGCCGGGGTCTGGCCCTGGGGGTGGATTTTCGGGCGGAGACCACGGGGTGCCACGGTTTCTGCGAGGAA
The sequence above is drawn from the Aminomonas paucivorans DSM 12260 genome and encodes:
- a CDS encoding NADH-quinone oxidoreductase subunit NuoE family protein translates to MSRCCEVPLPPAFDLEALLRRYPPHPRYLLAILQDVQSACRFLPRTVLGRVAEYLRVPESRVFGVATFYKALSLTPRGRKTVKVCMGTACHLRGAPKVLEALEAALGIRSGGTTEDGAFSLETVNCLGACALAPVVTVEDTPYGTMSPAKVQAMLEERDHEA